In Spirochaeta lutea, the sequence ATACGAGGATTTCAGAGATGTACCGGTTATTATGTTTTCTGCCATGGATGATGTCAAAGACAAGATCGAGGGGTTCGAACTCGGGGTTGAGGATTACATCACCAAGCCCTTTAACTTCTCTGAGGTATTAGCCCGGATTAAGGCTGTTTTGCGCAGTAGAGACCTAACCCAGCAGGTGTTGAAGCGGGAAAAGAGAATTTCTCTGGTTGAAAGTTTGAACAAGTCCCTGGTGTTTTTTACCAAACATGTTAAACAGCCGGTGCAGGACCTGCTTGACGCAGCAAAAACCCTTAAGACTGATGATGAGAAGGCGGTTGAAGCCTTTGTCGATATGGTAAAATCAGAATCTGAGGAGACTCTTGCTACCATCAGCGGCCTTGAGGAACAAATTAGTGATTTATTGGCTCAGGGTGACCAGATGAAAGAAGATGAGTTGAGCGTAGAGAGTCTCGAGCGGAAATACGAAAAGCATTTCAAAGCCTACAAAGAAAAAGCGAGGAATCTCAACGAGGTTACTAAATGATAAGCGAAGAAAAGCGCCAGGTTTTAGATTTTTTCGCACAAGGCAGGCGTTTTTATAAGCTTATGCAATTCGAGGATGCAAAAAAATTGTTTGCACGCGCCCTGGAGGTTGACCCGGAGGATGGGCCTTCCAAGGTGTATTATGCCCGCTGTAAGCATTATATTGATAATCCACCACCTGAAGATTGGGATGGTGTGTTTG encodes:
- a CDS encoding response regulator transcription factor translates to MQKEKILIVDDEQINLDFFDVMLSKLGFQVERAEDGEEALQMVKTVHPDLIILDNIMPRLSGWEVTKALKTDPGYEDFRDVPVIMFSAMDDVKDKIEGFELGVEDYITKPFNFSEVLARIKAVLRSRDLTQQVLKREKRISLVESLNKSLVFFTKHVKQPVQDLLDAAKTLKTDDEKAVEAFVDMVKSESEETLATISGLEEQISDLLAQGDQMKEDELSVESLERKYEKHFKAYKEKARNLNEVTK
- a CDS encoding tetratricopeptide repeat protein; the encoded protein is MISEEKRQVLDFFAQGRRFYKLMQFEDAKKLFARALEVDPEDGPSKVYYARCKHYIDNPPPEDWDGVFVMKTK